The following nucleotide sequence is from Candidatus Dormiibacterota bacterium.
GCTCGACAACCCCGAGGGCAAGGGGGCGGTCACCGTCGAGCTCACCGCCCCCGCGGGCACCCCCTTCGCGCGCGGCCGCTACACGGTGAGCGTGGTCCACGGGCAGAGCGCGGCCCAGACCGTCGACTTCACCGTCGGCGACAGCGGGGCCTGACCCCGGCGGCGCCGCCGCCTTGCTAGGCTCCCGCCGATGAGCGTCGCCGCCAGCGCCCTCCACGAGTCCGAGAACCCGTGGCGCAACGCCCAGAGCCAGTTCGACACCGCCGCCGGGCTGCTCGGGCTCGAACCCCGGCTCCGCGCCGTGCTGCGCGAGGTCCGGCGCGAGTTCACGGTGCGCTTCCCGGTCCAGATGGACGACGGCAGGGTGCGGATGTTCACCGGCTACCGGGTGCAGCACAACACCACCCGGGGCCCGGCCAAGGGAGGCATCCGCTTCCATCACGAGTGCAGCCTCGACGAGGTCAAGGCGCTGGCGATGTGGATGACCTGGAAGTGCGCCCTCGCCAACCTGCCCTTCGGCGGCGCCAAGGGCGGGGTGATCGTCGACCCCGGCGCGCTCAGCCACCGCGAGCTCGAGCGGCTGACCCGGCGCTTCGCCACCGAGATCACGGTGCTGATCGGGCCGGAGTCGGACATCCCCGCGCCCGACGTCAACACCTCGGCGGAGATCATGGCCTGGATCATGGACACCCTCTCGATGGAGGCCGGCCACTCGGTGCCGGCGGTGGTCACCGGCAAGCCGATCGACATCGGCGGCAGCGAGGGCCGTCACCGGGCCACCGGCCGGGGGGTGACCGTGGTGACCCTCGAGGCCTGCCGGTACCTGGGCATGGAGCCGGCGCAGACCACCGTGGCGGTGCAGGGGTTCGGCAACGTCGGCAGCGTCAGCGCCCAGCTGATGCACGAGGCGGGCTTCCGGGTCTGCGCCGTCTCCGACGTCAGCGGCGGCGTGTACGACCCGGCCGGGCTGGACATCCCCGCCATCCTCGAGCACCGCCGCGCCGGCGGCACCCTCGCCACCCTCACCGGGCGGCGGCGGGTGAGCAACCAGTCGCTGCTCGAGCTGCCCGTCGACGTGCTCGTCCCCGCCGCGCTGGAGAGCCAGATCACCGCGGGCAACGCGGCCCGCATCCAGGCCCGGCTGATCGTCGAGGGCGCCAACGGGCCCACCACCACCGAGGCGGATCACATCCTGGAGCGGCGCGGGGTGGTGGTCGTCCCCGACATCCTCGCCAACGCCGGCGGGGTCACCGTCTCCTACTTCGAGTGGGTGCAGGACCTCCAGTCGTTCTTCTGGTCCGAGCCGGAGATCAACCGACGCCTCGAGGCGGTGATGCGGCGCGGCTTCGCCCAGATGGTCGA
It contains:
- a CDS encoding Glu/Leu/Phe/Val dehydrogenase, which codes for MSVAASALHESENPWRNAQSQFDTAAGLLGLEPRLRAVLREVRREFTVRFPVQMDDGRVRMFTGYRVQHNTTRGPAKGGIRFHHECSLDEVKALAMWMTWKCALANLPFGGAKGGVIVDPGALSHRELERLTRRFATEITVLIGPESDIPAPDVNTSAEIMAWIMDTLSMEAGHSVPAVVTGKPIDIGGSEGRHRATGRGVTVVTLEACRYLGMEPAQTTVAVQGFGNVGSVSAQLMHEAGFRVCAVSDVSGGVYDPAGLDIPAILEHRRAGGTLATLTGRRRVSNQSLLELPVDVLVPAALESQITAGNAARIQARLIVEGANGPTTTEADHILERRGVVVVPDILANAGGVTVSYFEWVQDLQSFFWSEPEINRRLEAVMRRGFAQMVEAAQAHSVSWRMGAYLVAVQRVADATAVRGIYP